A window of Nitrospinaceae bacterium genomic DNA:
AAGGCAAGGAAGAGCTTGAAGAAATACGGGTCGGAAAAGCCAAGCGCGCCGAGCTCACAAAAGAAAATGTCAGTCTATTCATGAGTGACCTGGAACAGGGCCTGGACGAGAACGCCGAGTAAAAAAGCCAATATGGGCATTTTTCCCTGGTGACCGGCTTAATCCTGCGAAGCAAAATATAAAACGGATTCATCAATCGATGGTTGCCCCCCGAATCCGTTTTTATCTTCATTAAAAACCCGCTCTCAAAACCTTGGAGCGGGTTTTTTTATCCCCTTCTATCCCACATCCGAAAAATTTTCAAAAATCGTTATTTTTACATTGAATATTAATCAAAATTGCTTTAGTCTAAATATATCATTGAAATTTAAAGGGTAATATTAACCATACGCCTGTATGGACTTTCTGTTTATCCAAACAATTAGATTTACATTTACATAAAATACCTAAAGCTGAGGAAAAGCGTGTTTAAACATAATAACTAAGGAGGCTTTATCGTGCGTGCAATGGTTATTGATGATTCAAGGGCCATTCGTCTGATCCTTGGAAACATCCTCAAGGATCTTGGCTTCGAAGTGGTGGATGCCGGACATGGCCTGGAAGCCATCGAGAAAATGAAGGCCCCAGGAAAATTTGACCTCGCTCTGGTGGATTGGAACATGCCTGAGATGAATGGTTACGAATTCGTGTGCGCCGTTCGAAAAGACGACACATACAATGACGTCCGGCTCATGATGGTGACGACGGAGACAGAAATGTCCCAGGTGGTCAAGGCCCTGGAAGCCGGCGCGAACGAATACGTCATGAAGCCTTTCACCAAAGAAATGATCACCGAAAAACTGACCTTGATGGGTATCCCCGTTAGCTGAGCCATGTCCACGACCCGAATTCTCATAGTTGACGACGAGGCCAGCAGCAGGAATCTGCTCAGAAAAACGTTATCCGTTTATTCTAACCTGGATATCGTGGGTTCGGTTTCCACCTGCCGGATCGCTCTCTCAAAAATACCCCAGGTGAATCCCGACATTGTCATCCTGGACCTGGATATGCCCGATACCGACGTGACCCAGATCCTTCTCGAAATCCGAAAATCGCATCCCGATTTG
This region includes:
- the cheY_3 gene encoding chemotaxis protein CheY — protein: MRAMVIDDSRAIRLILGNILKDLGFEVVDAGHGLEAIEKMKAPGKFDLALVDWNMPEMNGYEFVCAVRKDDTYNDVRLMMVTTETEMSQVVKALEAGANEYVMKPFTKEMITEKLTLMGIPVS